The proteins below come from a single Rosa rugosa chromosome 2, drRosRugo1.1, whole genome shotgun sequence genomic window:
- the LOC133729047 gene encoding protein fluG-like, with product MDFTALRTAVEEAELVDAHAHNIVATDSSFPFISAFSEANADALSYAPYSLSFKRSLKEVAELYGCDKCLDAVEDHRRVAGLEAISSRCFEAARITALLIDDGLRLDKMHDIDWHRSFAPVVGRILRIESLAEQILSEELPGGSSWTLDVFTEAFVGKLKSFADNIFGLKSIAAYRSGLEISTHVTRKDVEEGLSEVIQAGKPVRISNKSFIDYIFTRSLEVALLFDLPMQIHTGFGDKDLDLRLSNPLHLRAVLEDKRFSKSRIVLLHASYPFSKEASYLASVYPQVYLDFGLAIPKLSVHGMVSSLKELLELAPIKKVMFSTDGYAFPETFYLGAKKARDVVFSVLCDACADGDLSIPEAIEAVKDIFSQNAVQFYKIDSSVKSSGPANSVSSNFVKVKSNDSENHVSLVRVFWADASGQQRCRVVPAKRFNDIVTKNGIGLTFACMGMTSFTDGPADETNLTGVGEIRLMPDLSTKWRIPWVEQEEMVLANMHLKPGEAWEYCPREALRRVSKILKDEFNLVMNAGFENEFFLLKSVLRDGKEEWVPFDSTPYCSPSSYDAASPLFHEVLAALQSLNITVEQLHAESGKGQFEVVLGHTACQHAADNLIYTREVIRAIARKHGLLATFVPKYALDEIGSGAHVHLSLWQNGKNVFMASGGSSQHGMSKVGEEFMAGVLYHLPAILAFTAPIPNSYDRIQPNTWSGAYKCWGKENREAPLRTACPPGIQAGLVSNFEIKSFDGCANPHLGLAAILAAGIDGLRRHLCLPEPIDTNPSSLEGEIQRLPTSLLESLEALKEDDLFKEFIGEKLLVAIKGVRKAEFDYYEKHKDAYKQLIHRY from the exons atggatttCACGGCGCTGCGGACGGCGGTGGAGGAGGCGGAGCTAGTCGACGCCCACGCCCACAACATCGTCGCCACCGACTCCTCCTTCCCCTTCATCAGTGCCTTCTCCGAAGCCAACGCCGATGCCTTATCCTACGCACCCTATTCCCTCTCCTTCAAG AGAAGTTTGAAGGAGGTTGCGGAGCTGTACGGCTGTGACAAGTGCTTGGATGCGGTTGAGGATCATCGGAGAGTCGCCGGATTGGAGGCCATTAGCTCCAGATGCTTTGAGGCTGCGAGAATCACTGCGTTACTTATTGATGATGGACTGAGGCTGGACAAAATGCATGACATAGATTGGCATAGGAGTTTCGCTCCTGTGGTTGGGAGAATTCTGAGGATTGAGTCTCTGGCTGAGCAGATTCTTAGTGAG GAGTTGCCAGGTGGATCTTCTTGGACATTGGATGTGTTCACTGAAGCATTTGTTGGAAAGTTGAAGT CATTTGCTGATAACATTTTTGGCTTGAAAAGTATAGCTGCATATCGCAGCGGTCTGGAAATTAGTACACATGTCACTAGGAAAGATGTTGAGGAAGGTCTTTCTGAGGTTATACAGG CTGGAAAGCCTGTTCGCATATCAAATAAAAGTTTTATCGACTATATTTTCACTCGTAGTTTGGAGGTTGCTCTACTTTTTGACTTGCCAATGCAGATACACACAGG TTTTGGCGACAAAGATTTGGACTTGAGGCTATCCAATCCCCTTCATCTCCGGGCTGTGCTTGAGGACAAGAGATTTTCTAAAAGCCGCATTGTTCTTTTACATGCATCCTACCCGTTTTCAAAGGAAGCATCATATCTAGCCTCTGTTTATCCCCAG GTCTACCTCGACTTTGGCTTGGCTATACCCAAGCTCAGTGTCCACGGGATGGTATCTTCACTAAAAGAACTTTTGGAGCTTGCTCCAATTAAGAAG GTCATGTTCAGCACTGATGGATATGCATTTCCTGAAACTTTCTACTTAG GTGCAAAAAAGGCACGTGACGTTGTCTTTTCAGTTCTATGTGATGCCTGTGCTGATGGTGATCTCTCAATTCCGGAAGCTATTGAGGCTGTTAAAGACATCTTTTCACAAAATGCAGTTCAGTTTTACAAAATTGATAGTTCTGTCAAATCTTCTGGTCCAGCCAATAGTGTATCCTCTAACTTTGTGAAGGTGAAGAGTAATGACTCGGAAAATCATGTCTCACTTGTTCGTGTTTTCTGGGCTGATGCATCAGGACAACAAAGATGTCGT GTTGTTCCTGCTAAGCGGTTCAATGACATCGTTACAAAAAATGGCATTGGTTTGACTTTTGCTTGCATGGGAATGACTTCTTTCACTGATGGTCCAGCTGATGAGACTAATTTGACTGGAGTGGGTGAGATCAGACTCATGCCTGATTTATCGACTAAATGGAGAATTCCATG GGTAGAACAAGAGGAAATGGTTTTGGCCAACATGCATCTTAAACCAGGTGAAGCATGGGAATACTGCCCAAGAGAGGCCTTACGGAGGGTTTCAAAAATATTGAAAGATGAATTTAATTTG GTAATGAATGCAGGATTTGAAAATGaattttttctcttgaagagtGTGCTAAG GGACGGGAAAGAAGAATGGGTACCATTTGACTCAACACCCTACTGTTCCCCATCATCATATGATGCTGCTTCCCCTTTGTTTCACGAAGTTCTTGCTGCTCTCCAGTCCTTGAATATTACTGTAGAACAG TTACATGCAGAAAGTGGGAAAGGTCAATTTGAGGTGGTTCTAGGGCACACAGCTTGCCAGCATGCTGCTGACAACTTGATTTATACCCGTGAAGTTATTAGGGCCATTGCAAGGAAACACGGATTGTTGGCAACCTTTGTCCCAAA GTATGCGCTAGATGAGATTGGCTCTGGAGCCCATGTACATCTCAGTTTGTGGCAGAATGGCAAAAATGTATTCATGGCATCTGGTGGATCCTCGCAGCATGGAATGTCCAAGGTTGGGGAGGAATTTATGGCAGGGGTTTTATATCATCTCCCAGCAATTTTGGCATTTACAGCTCCAATTCCAAATAG TTATGACCGGATACAACCTAATACTTGGAGTGGAGCATACAAGTGCTGGGGAAAAGAAAACAGGGAAGCTCCATTAAGAACTGCATGCCCACCTGGAATTCAAGCTGGTCTGGTGAGCAACTTTGAGATCAAGTCATTTGATGGGTGTGCAAATCCACACTTGGGCTTGGCTGCAATACTAGCTGCTGGCATTGATGGTCTTAGGAGACATCTTTGTCTCCCTGAACCTATTG ATACAAATCCTTCTAGCCTTGAAGGAGAAATACAAAGGTTACCAACTTCACTTTTGGAGTCATTAGAAGCATTAAAGGAAGATGATCTCTTCAAAGAGTTCATTGGAGAAAAGCTATTGGTTGCCATCAAGGGAGTCCGCAAG GCAGAATTTGACTACTACGAGAAGCACAAAGATGCATACAAGCAACTTATACACCGCTATTGA
- the LOC133731212 gene encoding probable protein phosphatase 2C 55 encodes MVCGSFYLPKESENRSLLGEDAHFICAKENTIGVADGVGGWATYGVDAGEYARKLMDNSVMAVHNQHRKSGDVDVDPIQILHEAYGNTKNIAGTSTACIVTLSNEGRTLHAVNVGDSGFMLFRDKKCVYISPIRQSYFNCPLQLGTGSGYTPQSATEIKVRVLRPGDVIVLGTDGLLDNVSPGEIEKVLEENTIEGFVEPEMLAWIIAERLALRNSEDAGRLTPFSIAAHKAGVEHIGGKRDDITVIVGQILAA; translated from the coding sequence ATGGTCTGTGGGTCTTTTTATTTGCCCAAAGAAAGTGAAAATCGATCGCTACTAGGCGAAGACGCTCACTTCATTTGTGCAAAAGAGAACACCATTGGTGTTGCGGATGGTGTTGGCGGGTGGGCTACGTATGGCGTAGATGCTGGAGAGTATGCAAGGAAGCTCATGGACAACTCAGTCATGGCTGTACATAACCAACATAGAAAATCTGGAGATGTTGATGTCGATCCGATACAAATCTTGCATGAAGCCTACGGAAACACCAAGAATATTGCTGGGACATCAACAGCTTGCATCGTCACTCTTAGTAACGAAGGTAGAACCTTGCATGCTGTGAATGTTGGGGATAGTGGTTTCATGCTGTTTAGAGACAAGAAGTGTGTGTACATTTCGCCAATTCGACAGAGTTACTTTAACTGTCCTCTTCAATTAGGGACAGGATCAGGATATACTCCCCAATCGGCTACTGAGATTAAAGTTAGGGTACTTCGGCCGGGAGATGTCATAGTTCTTGGGACAGATGGGTTACTTGACAATGTGTCGCCGGGAGAAATAGAGAAAGTTCTGGAGGAGAATACCATAGAAGGTTTTGTGGAACCGGAGATGTTGGCATGGATCATAGCAGAGAGGCTGGCTTTACGCAACTCCGAGGATGCAGGAAGGTTGACTCCTTTTTCAATTGCGGCTCATAAGGCCGGAGTCGAGCACATTGGAGGTAAGAGGGATGATATCACGGTCATTGTAGGTCAAATACTTGCAGCGTAG
- the LOC133731211 gene encoding glutathione S-transferase T3-like gives MAPRKDSWRHNEEVILCQAWITVGGDSAVGTDQTSDLLWNRIAEEYNAHKPADCVTKTPSSCKARWKKISPACMKWRQALNKVETFQRRSGENMEDELMNVKSTYYDMEGKDFLFEHCWVYLKNTEKFGHMPTMENTNHSVRTPIDLDDSGTPKNEEGATSSRKARPKGQKAQKLAKKKGSQQDAGDLRKQMQQFQEQCEREYQQRQQQFEEGQLIEQRAEDARTMMVDPSIFTPRKRSYWERKQQQIIDKETGNSSIPEQSQDPTPPEGDDTSLATYDPVHETSWM, from the exons ATGGCTCCTAGAAAGGATTCTTGGAGGCACAATGAAGAAGTTATTCTTTGCCAAGCTTGGATCACCGTTGGTGGTGATAGTGCTGTCGGAACCGATCAAACGTCGGATTTATTATGGAATCGTATTGCAGAGGAGTACAATGCACACAAACCGGCGGATTGTGTAACTAAAACACCTTCTAGTTGTAAGGCTCGTTGGAAAAAAATCAGTCCAGCATGTATGAAGTGGCGGCAAGCTCTTAACAAGGTCGAGACTTTTCAACGACGAAGCGGTGAAAATATGGAGGACGAg CTCATGAATGTTAAGTCGACATACTACGACATGGAAGGTAAAGATTTCTTGTTTGAGCATTGTTGGGTTTACTtgaaaaatacagaaaaatttggtcaTATGCCAACAATGGAAAATACCAACCACAGTGTTCGTACTCCTATCGACTTGGACGACAGTGGAACACCGAAAAATGAGGAGGGTGCCACTTCATCAAGGAAGGCACGTCCTAAAGGACAGAAAGCTCAGAAGCTAGCTAAGAAAAAAGGCTCCCAACAGGATGCGGGTGACCTACGAAAGCAAATGCAACAATTTCAAGAACAATGTGAGCGCGAGTACCAACAAAGGCAACAACAATTTGAGGAAGGTCAACTAATTGAGCAACGCGCTGAAGATGCCCGCACGATGATGGTGGATCCATCAATATTTACTCCAAGAAAGAGGAGTTATTGGGAGAGGAAGCAACAACAGATAATTGATAAGGAGACAGGAAACTCAAGCATCCCAGAACAATCTCAAGATCCTACACCCCCGGAAGGAGACGACACAAGCTTAGCCACTTATGATCCAGTTCATGAGACATCTTGGATGTAA